Within the Rosa rugosa chromosome 2, drRosRugo1.1, whole genome shotgun sequence genome, the region TAAAAGAAACATATGTTTGAGAACTGAAGTTGCATCAGGTATGTGTATTACACTGATCAATTGAAGCAGTTTCCGAATCAAATGCATATTCTGATAGTGACATATAATCACATCTTTGGCTGGTACTAAATAATTTTTATTACTTATGCTAGTGCTTTCGATGGATTTCATGTAAAAATATAGTCTATTACCTCATGTAATGCATCTTTACATATTTTATCAGGATGAATTGTTGGAGAAGAAGAGTAAGGGTGAGCTAGAAATATCAGGGAGCGATGATGTTCTCACTCAAGCACTAGAAACTTCTGAACACTCGGGTAGGGTGAGGGGTGTTGGAGGCTTCGTCAATCCGTCCACCTACTTTAAGCTTCCAAAGCAGAAAAGGGTCAGAATTACCAAGGCAGAATTAATGGCACGTGATAGAGAGCGTAATCGGGAGTTGgaggagacaaagaaaatgcttATTGAAAAACAAGCAAAGGCAGAAGATCTCTTAAACAAAAGGATTGCTCAACTAGAAGCACTAATAACAGACAAGGCGAACTATGCACCCCATTCCCCTATATCAGATAAGGGCAGTTTTCATGATAGAGTGAAAAAAAATTCCCCTATATTAGATGACAAGGTGCAAGAAAATGTGGATGATTGTGAAATTGTTCCTCCACCTACTGATAAGGTAACTATATTATTCCAACTCCAATTCCAATACTCCTCAAACTAGTTAATGTGTGAAATACCATTGCTATTTGGTAATATGTGCATCTGATTTTTCTGGTTAGGGTGGCGTATGTGAGTTGGCAGTGAATAACATCACCAACATAGTTGCTTTTGGTACCGTATTCGATGATGTGGATATTAATAAGATGATACATGGAGCTGCATTGAAGGAGGGATGCGTTAGAGTGTCAGTGGATGGTGAGATTCAAGGTGATGCACCACTTCCATGCCCTATAGCGGGTGAGATGGAATTGGTTCGAGAAGCCATTGGAAGTCACGTGGCTTGGCCTGAGGAGCTTGTAATTCGGAGACAGCCATCAAAGGTATGTGTAACTATATGTTGCATAATGTTGGATCTGTTTCATATTGCCATTGTAGGAGTAGATATTATACAAGgtttaattatatgatgatctgATCCAACTTATTTGCTAACAGAAAAAGAGGATCTGTTTCATGATTttgtcaaactaggagtagATATTATACAAGGTTTATTTAAATGATGATCTCATATATTCAACTTATTTGCTAACAGAAAAAGATAAGGAAGAATGATTTTGTCAAATCATTGTTCAATAAAGCTGAGGTCAACCCGTTTGTGCCCAAGCGCTGCAAGCTATTGTACAAACATGCCACAACAATCATGACACATACTAGTGAGGCAATATCCACAGTATTGGACGATAAAGTCTTTGGCGTACACAAAGAACTCTTCATCTTGACAGAGAATGTGATTGATCTGTTAGAAATGCAGAAGATTGGCCAAGGAGTGATAGCAGCATACATGGCGTAAGCACTTTCTTACTCGGATTAAATGTTTGATTTTTCTTGTGTCAAGTTTCAGCAAATTAATTAAGAATTTTTTGGACACAGCCACCTACATGAAGTTGTTACTGAAAGAGACGAGTTTGATAATTTTGCCTTTATTGATCCTGCTGCTACATATAACTGTGAGAGATCAGATTTTGGTTCCTATTTAGTGAATCGGTTGAAAGAGGGCAAGACTGATCGCATATTCTTTATGCCCTACAATCCAGGGTAAGTATTCTTCATGTCTTTTGGTTCTCAGCTGCTGCTTGCTTAATTAGTTAATTGGTTATATTATGTGGGCTGCATTAATAATGTAGGGAACATTGGATATTGACAATCATATGGGAGGATGATATCTACATCTTGGACCCTTTGGGGAAATCAGTCCATTACCAAGCATGGGAGAACTCGGTGATAAAGTAAGCACATCAGaatgattttttatttgtaATTCTCTATAACCAAGTAATGTTTTGCTACTTAATTACATAGTTTTATGGTGCAGTGCGGTTAAAAGTTTCAATGCTGAAACGGGTAGGGCTAACAAGGTGCCGAAATTGAAACTACTTCCGGTTAGTATGATATATGTGGTTGATTAAGTTACCATATTCGATTTAGTATGGTAAAGTCTTTCTAATTCAATAATATGAATATATAGGGCGTACCTAAACAACCGGGTGGAATTGAATGTGGCTATTATATAATGAGATATATGAAGGAGATTATAAATGATGACACATTTTCGTTTCCGACTAAGGTATATGCATTATAGTTGATATATATAaacttttgtttaattataAATGGCACGTTTACCTGATGATTATGACTTGCGTTATGAAAATACATTCCTAGTGGGCAGCAAAGACTCGGAAAGGATACACCCAACAGCAACTTGACGAGGTGCGCATTAAGGTGGCTGACTATTTGCAGACTTTGTTATAGATGTTGACTAGCAAAGTGATTTTGAGCAAGGCTAGCTAGATTTTTTGTGAACTATTTTGGAGTAGTTGTACTGTTGCAGCAAATGTGAACAAAACTACATGTACACTTATTGCAATGGTATGTTTTAGGCTAGCCTTGAAGTAGGTTGGGGTATTTTTGCCTATTTTTTGAACTATTAATATCTTTGATGTTGGATTATACAAATTAATGCAATGCCCCATATTCAAATTATTTAGCATTTCATGTTGTCAAATGTGGATTATAGATGCATTGTAGTAGCAATTACAAAGTTAGTGGACATCATGCTCATGTAAAGGACATTATGTATATACGTGTATTTCAAATCAGTATTAAACTAcaaaaacgatgtcattaaacAGATGATACATCagattggaaacaaaaatcgatgtctcTTTATTCAGTGCACATCGAGTTAtaaagtaagaaacgatgtaagtTGCTCAATGGATATGGACTTATTAAGTAAAAAACGATGTAACACACCTCAATGGACATCGACTTTTTAAGTAAGAAATGATGTTAAACAGCGCAATGGACATCCACtttttaagtaagaaacgatgtaaaacaatgaaatggacatcgatttattaaattaaaaaCGATGTTTACTATAAGTATTAACATTGGTGACAATctcaaaaactgatgtttaataTAAGCTTGCACATCacttcataaaaggaaacgatgtttaaCATAATAATGTACATCGGTCCTATAATGCAAAAGAATGTAGATTCTATTGGAAATAGTTTGGTATATGGCAAGTACCCGTAAACCTTATAAACAGTaggcaaatttcaaaaataccGATGTGTAAGAATATATTACACATCGTTTCTagaatgagtaacgatgttaaaatgaatactagtgctattggacctatatttcgttaagcattaaatgcaaAAATATGAAGTTTTAACAATATCTACAAACACCAATTTGAgatcataatagcagtttaacatcGAGTCTAGAATCTAATCCGATGTTTATAGTTAtatgggacatcggtttttaaccgatgtctattttttggcgatcttttacatcacccactaacacatgtgtagaaatttttttttacatcggtttttggccgatgtatatgagaaaaattctagtagtgacatTAGCAGAAGAAGGTCAGAGAGCTTATAGCGTAAAAAGACATACCAGAATCTATAGAGATAGCTGATATAAGAGGACCATAGTCTCCTCTGTAAGGAACACCTGTTGTCCCTTTCCCAGCCCAGAATAAACGGATCTCCAAAGTACCAGAAGTTACGTTAGCAGTGAACTTTTTTGTGACTGCGTTTCCAAAGCCACTGCTGCATCTGCAATATTGAAATTCTAGCTTGAACGCTAGTGACCCCTGCAAAGTAGTACAATTACATAACAGTTCATGTTCATTGAGCAGAAAGGGCAGTAAGTAAAGAATACTATTAAACCTCATCTCCACTTCTAGACATTTTGATTCAccaaattcatatctccctagAGTCACCGATTCAATTACCGCAATGACACtaaaattctaaaaaaaaacaagtacaAATTACAGCAATTTCCAGATCAAgaagagagggaaaaaaaaatctctaattcCACAAAAAGATAAATTACCTTAGTGTCAAGAAAAGCAACACCAGGTAAATGCagtaaattaaaacatataattttaATTTCACAATGAA harbors:
- the LOC133730674 gene encoding uncharacterized protein LOC133730674; translated protein: MLARKMVPINIESWPAVDKDLKDKIWIDVQDTFKVAPESKKLVLTSAGTKWRQFKTYLTNKHVLPYLGKKKKLRKPPKQYAFVGLQPWKEFVTQRKTEEWLKLNNDQRERVKKRKYHHRLSRKGYIGLEEELRDTWPEGEVIDRAIMWKKARLLKNGEISEEVTPVARKIDELLEKKSKGELEISGSDDVLTQALETSEHSGRVRGVGGFVNPSTYFKLPKQKRVRITKAELMARDRERNRELEETKKMLIEKQAKAEDLLNKRIAQLEALITDKANYAPHSPISDKGSFHDRVKKNSPILDDKVQENVDDCEIVPPPTDKGGVCELAVNNITNIVAFGTVFDDVDINKMIHGAALKEGCVRVSVDGEIQGDAPLPCPIAGEMELVREAIGSHVAWPEELVIRRQPSKKKIRKNDFVKSLFNKAEVNPFVPKRCKLLYKHATTIMTHTSEAISTVLDDKVFGVHKELFILTENVIDLLEMQKIGQGVIAAYMAHLHEVVTERDEFDNFAFIDPAATYNCERSDFGSYLVNRLKEGKTDRIFFMPYNPGEHWILTIIWEDDIYILDPLGKSVHYQAWENSVINAVKSFNAETGRANKVPKLKLLPGVPKQPGGIECGYYIMRYMKEIINDDTFSFPTKWAAKTRKGYTQQQLDEVRIKVADYLQTLL